The DNA window GACCCGGACGTCGTCAAGGGCCGGTTCGCCTACACGACGCCCCAGACCGGGGAGCAGGTCTACACGTGGGCGATGTTCTTCACCGCCGCCGACAACAACGACCACGGCGCGGACGGGCGGTTCAACGTGGTCGGCGTCGCCCTCGCGACCTCACCCCTCGGCCCGTGGACGATCGTCGCGTCCCCGGTCATCGACATCACCGAGCCCGACTACAACGCGGCCGGGTACGGCGTCGGCCAGCCGAGCGCGACCAGCGTCGACCAGCAGGGGAAGCTGCTGCTGTTCTACAGCGGGCTGGACTGCGCCGCGCTGGACGCGCCGGACCCGTCCTGCGACGGCACCAGCCGCGGCACCGCCGTGCGCACGCTGGACCTGAGCGACGCCGACGCGCCCGTGCTCGGCGAGAGGTCGTTCGTCACCACGGCCGGTCTCACGCCGGAGCCGTTCCTGCCGAACTCCGGGCGGTTCCTGCACAACGCGTCCTGGGCGTACGACCCGGAGCGGAAGTCGTTCGTCGTCTCCCGGGACACCGGGGCGCTCGACGGCAACGAGGTGCAGGCGAATGTCGAGGTCGACCGGATAGCGGGATCGAGCATCTGGACGGGCGGCGGCGTCTGGACCGTCGTCGGCCAGATCACCAGCGCCCAGACGGGCTACCGGTGGAACCACAACTCCGGCCTGGTCCGGGGCCCCTACGGTGGTCTGGCCTATCAGCGCCCGCAGGACTACTCGGGCGTCGACGTGTACTTCGCCACCGAACCAGGACCGGCCGCCGGCACCACGCCGCCCTGGGACGGTTACTTCAGGTACCGCATGTTCCACAGCGCCTCTCCCCTGTGACCGGCCAGGGCGGAAAATCGTTTGCCCCGTGCGGCGGGGGTCGGGGAACGTGGAGGCGCACCCGCCGCCGTGATGCCGGCCGGCCCACTCCCCCTTTCGTTCAGCGAAGAGAGCGTCCTTGTCTGAGCAGCACTCCGCCATGGCCACGGTCACCGTGTTCGCCTCCCCCACGAGCTGGATCGAGTCCGACGCCGTCGCGCAGTGTCATCAGGTGGCCGCGCTCGACGGCATGAGGCACGTCGCCGCCATGCCCGACCTGCACCCCGGCAAGGGCGCCCCCATCGGGGCCGCCATGACGTCGGCCGTGCTCTACCCGTTCCTGGTGGGGTCCGACATCGGCTGCGGCATCGCCGTGTTCCCCATCGAGCTCAGGCGCGTCGTGCCCGAGAAGCTGGCCGCGCGGTTCCCCGATCTCGACCGGGCGCTCGACCCCGAGCGGGACGCCGACGACCCCGCCTGGGACGTGCTGAAGGGCGACATTCCCGCCGGTCACGTCGAGGGTCTCGGCACGGTCGGACGGGGCAACCACTTCGTCGAGCTGGCCAGGATCGGCACCGTCTTCGAGCCCGAGCACGCGAGCCGGCTCGGGCTCGACGCCGGTGACCTGGTGCTCGTCGTCCACAGCGGCTCCCGGGGGCTGGGCGAGCGGATCCTGCGGGCGCACACCGACGCGCACGGCGCGGGCCCCGCCCCCGATCCCGGCTCCTACCTGGCGCTCCACGACGAGGCCGTACGGTGGGGGTCGCTCAACCGGCGGCTGCTGGCCGCCCGGGTGGCCCACGCCCTGGGGGCCGACCCCACCGAGCCGATCGTCGACCAGTGCCACAACCTGGTCGAGGTCCGCGACGGGCTCTACCTGCACCGCAAAGGCGCCGCGCCGGGCGACGGCCGCGACGTGCTCATCGCCGGCACGCGCGGCACCCCGTCCTACCTCGTGGCCGGGCACGCCGGTGCGGACGCCGGCCATTCCGTGGCGCACGGCGCGGGCCGCAAGATGTCGCGCGCGGACGCGCTGCGCCGTGGGCGGGCCAAGCACACGGTCGAGGAGCTGCGCCGCACCCCCGTGGGGTCGGTGGTGGTGTGCGGGGACCGGCAGTTGCTGTTCGAAGAGGCGCCGACGGCGTACAAGCGCATCGAGCAGGTGATCGCCGACCTCGTCGCCCATGGCCTCGCCACGCCCGTGGCCACCACGGTCCCGCTGGTCACGTACAAGACGCCGGAGCTCGGGCCCACACGCCGCAAGCGGGGGCGTCCGTGAGCGTGCACCTGCTCCTGTCGGCCGGGCGCGGCCCGCAGGAGTGCGCCTGGGCCCTCGCCCGGCTGCTGCGCCGCCTGGAGACCGACGCCGCCCGGCACGGCCTGGAGACCCGCCGGGCCGACACCGTCCCCGGCGACCGGCCCGGCACCTACCGGTCGGTCCTCGTCAGGATCGCCGGAGCGGGCGCCGAGGAGTTCGCCGCCTCGTGGACCGGGACGCTGTGCTGGCAGGCCCCCAGCCCGTACCGTCCCAGCGCCGGCCGCAAGAACTGGTATGTCATCGCCCGGCCGTGCCAGGTCGACGTCCCGCGCACGACGTTCGCGGAGGCGGACGTCGACATCGTCGCCTGCCGCACCGGAGGCCCCGGCGGCCAGCACCGCAACAAGGCCAGCACGGCGGTGCGGGCCACCCACCGGCCCACCGGGATCGTCGTCGTGGTCGACACCGAGCGGCAGTTCAGCCTCAACCGCCGCATCGCCCTGCGGCTGCTGCGCGAGCGCGTCGAACGCGGCGACGAGGCGGCGGAGCGCGCCGTCACCGCCGCCCGCCGGCGCGTCCACGACGAGCTCGTACGCGGCGACCCCGTCCGCGTCGAACGCCCCGAGACCCCGTCGTGAGGCGACTCAGCGTTGCGGGCCGTCCCACGACCACCGGGGGATGCTCAACCCCTCCGGCACGTCGGCCGCCGACTCCGGGTAGCGGGCCATGCTCGTGGTGGTGGCCCAGGCGAAGTAGTCGTGAAGCACCTGACGCAGCGGCTCCCCCTCGGCCAGCCCCACGTCGCCGAGAGCCTGGTCGAAGCAGGCGATCGCGCGGCGGTCCATCTCCTCGTGCTTGCCGTTGCCGCTGTGCAGGCGCACGACGAACGTCTCGTCGCCGCACTCCTTCGAGTAGGCGGCCGGCCCGCCGAGCGCCTCGGCCCAGTAGGCGGCCAGCCGCTCGCTGTGCCGAGGGTGGAAGCCGCGGCTGAAGGCGTGGCCCACCACCTCGTCCACCATCACGCGGGCGTGCCACGCCTCGGCGAGGCGGAGCAGGCCCTCGCTGCCGCCCACGGCCGTGTACACGGTCTCCATGCCCCCGAGGATGCCAGGGCCCACCGACAATTCGCGCCCCGCGCCGCGGTCAGGTGCGAGCGGGCGGGCGGAAGACCTGGTGGCTGTGGGCTTGGCGATCCCGGGCGGCCCAGGGCGTACAGCAGGAGGAGCGGCTTGTGCGGGGCGCGCTCGCCGCCCCTGGTCCAGCGCCGGATCTCGGCGATCCGCTCGATCCAGTCCACGGTCGGCCAGTGTAGAGCGGTTTCCCGCCTGTCAGGGGATGCGCCAGGTGTCGCCTGCCGTGAGCAGGGCGTTCAGGTCGCCGGGGCCTTCCGCGGCGATGGCCTGGTCGAGCTGCTGGGTCATCAGCGTCTCGTAGGAGGGCCGGTCGACGCTGCGGAAGATGCCGATCGGGACGTGCTCGAAGGCGGGCTCGTCGAGGCGGGACAGGGCGAAGGCGAGGCTGGGGTCGGGGTGGTGCGCGTCGTGGAGGAGGATCTGCTCCTCGGTCACGCTGGTGCGGGCCACGACCTCGATGCCGCCGCCGGCGGCGCGGACGACGGCCTTGGTGGCGCTGGCGATCGGCTGCCCGTGCTCCAGGCGCAGCGTGATGTCCTCACGCAGGCCGGGGTCCTTGAGCGGTTCGAAGGCGTTGTCGTTGAAGATGTTGCAGTTCTGGTAGATCTCGACCAGGGAGGTGCCGCGGTGGGCGGTGGCCTCGCGCAGCACGGCTTGCAGGTGCTTGCGGTCGGAGTCGATGGTGCGGGCGACGAAGGAGGCTTCGGCGCCGATGGCCAGCGAGATCGGGTTGAACGGCTTGTCCAGCGAGCCCATCGGCGTCGATTTGGTGATCTTGCCGACTTCGCTGGTGGGGGAGTACTGGCCCTTGGTCAGCCCGTAGATGCGGTTGTTGAACAGCAGGATGTTGAGGTTGACGTTGCGGCGCAGGGCGTGGATGAGGTGGTTGCCGCCGATGGACAGGGCGTCGCCGTCGCCGGTGACGACCCAGACGCTGAGGTCGGGGCGGGAGGCGGCCAGGCCGGTGGCGATGGCGGGGGCGCGGCCGTGGATGGAGTGGAAGCCGTAGGTGTTGAGGTAGTAGGGGAAGCGGGAGGAGCAGCCGATGCCGGAGACGAAGACGATGTTCTCGCGCTTGAGGCCGAGTTCGGGCAGGAAGGACTGGACGGCGGCGAGGATGGCGTAGTCGCCGCAGCCGGGGCACCAGCGCACTTCCTGGTCGGACTTGAAGTCCTTCAGGCTCTGCTTGGCGTCGGTCTTGGGGACCAGGCTGAGGCCCTGGCCGTTGACGAGCTCAGTCACTGTCGATCACGTCCTGGATGACTCCGGCCAGCTCCTCGGCCTTGAACGGGAGCCCGCGCACACGGTTGTAGCTGATGACGTCGACGAGGTAGCGGGCGCGCAGCAGCAGCGCGAGCTGGCCCAGGTTGATCTCGGGCAGCAGCACCTTGTCGTAACGCTTGAGCACCTCACCGGTGTTGGCCGGCAGGGGGTTGAGGTGGCGCAGATGGGCCTGGGCGACCTTGCCGCCGCCCGCCCTGATGCGGCGCGCGGCCGCGGCGATCGGCCCGTAGGTCGAGCCCCACCCGACGACCAGCACCTTGGCGTCGCCGTCGGGGTCGTCCACGACCAGGTCGGGGACGTCGATGCCGGCGATCTTGGCGGCGCGGGTGCGGACCATCAGGTCGTGGTTGTCGGGGTCGTAGGAGATGTTGCCGGTGCCGTCGGCCTTCTCGATGCCGCCGATCCGGTGCTCCAGCCCGGCGGTGCCGGGGATCGCCCACGGCCGGGCCAGGGTCTCGGTGTCCCGCTTGAACGGCAGGAACGCGCCGTTCTCGCCGTTGGGGGCGGTGGTGAACTCCTGGGAGATGTCCGGCAGGTCGGACACCTCCGGCAGCCGCCACGGCTCGGAGCCGTTGGCGAGATAGCCGTCGGAGAGCAGCATGACCGGCGTGCGGTACTTGACGGCGATCCTGGCCGCCTCGATGGCGGCGTCGAAGCAGTCGCTCGGCGACATCGGCGCCACGATCGGCACCGGCGACTCGCCGTTGCGGCCGAACATGGCCATCAGCAGGTCGGTCTGCTCGGTCTTGGTCGGCATGCCGGTGCTCGGCCCGGCGCGCTGCACGTCCACGATGATCAGCGGCAGTTCGGTGGTGACCGCCAGGCCGACGGTCTCGGCCTTCAGTGCCACGCCGGGGCCGGAGGTGGTGGTGACGCCGAGCGCGCCGCCGAACGCGGCCCCGAGCGCCGCGCCGACGCCGGCGATCTCGTCCTCCGCCTGGAAGGTGCGGATGCCGAACCGCTTGTGCTTGGACAGCTCGTGCAGGATGTCGGAGGCCGGCGTGATCGGGTAGGAGCCCAGGAACAGCGGCAGCTTCGCCTGCACGCTCGCGGCGATCAGGCCGTAGGCGAGGGCCTGGTTGCCGGAGATGTTGCGGTAGACGCCGGGCGCGAGGCGGGCCGGCTTGACCTCGTAGGAGACCGAGAACGACTCGGTGGTCTCGCCGTAGTTCCAGCCCGCCTGGAAGGCCGCGATGTTGGCCTTGGCGATCTCGGGCTTCTTGGCGAACTTGTTCTCGAGGAACGTGATCGTGTGCTCGGTCGGCCGGTGGTAGAGCCAGCTCAGCAGGCCGAGGGCGAACATGTTCTTGGAGCGCTCGGCGTCCTTCTTGGACAGGTCGAAGCCTTCGAGGGCCTTGACCGTGAGCGAGGTCAGCGGGACCGCGTGCACCCGCCACTCGGCCAGCGAGTCGTCCTCCAGCGGGTTGGTGGCGTAGCCGACCTTCTGGAGGTTGCGCTTGGTGAACTCGTCGGTGTTGGCGATGATGTCCGCCCCGCGCGGCAGGTCGCCGAGGTTGGCCTTCAGCGCCGCCGGGTTCATGGCCACCAGCACGTTCGGCGCGTCGCCCGGGGTCAGGATGTCGTGGTCGGCGAAGTGGAGCTGGAAGCTCGACACGCCGGGCAGCGTCCCCTGGGGCGCGCGGATCTCGGCCGGGAAGTTGGGCAGGGTCGACAGGTCGTTGCCGAACTCCGCCGTGCCCGCCGTGAATCGGTCGCCGGTGAGCTGCATGCCGTCGCCGGAGTCGCCGGCGAAGCGGATGATCACGCGGTCGAGTCGCTGTACCTGTTTCACCGTGGTCTCTCCTGGTCGGGCGCGTCGAAGCGGGCGCGCAGCGCGGCCAGCTCCTCGCGGTATCTCGCGACGTTGCGCAGCTTGACGTCCTCGTAGCCGCGCACCATGTCCGGCAGGCCGGCGATCCGGACCGCCAGGTCGAGGTTGTCCGGGCCGAGCCGGTCGGCCAGGTGCTCGGCCAGGCCGGCGTACTCGCGGGCCAGCTCGCGTTCGAGCCTGCGGACCTCGGTCCTGCCGAACGGGTCGATCGGGGTGCCGCGCAGCCGCCGGCCGGCGCGCAGCAGCGCGAGCGCCGGCCGGAACCACGGGCCGAGGGTGAGCTTCCCGCGCAGCCCGGCGGCGCGCAGCAGCGGCGGGTGGAGCCGCCACGACGCCCTGGCCC is part of the Nonomuraea coxensis DSM 45129 genome and encodes:
- a CDS encoding group II truncated hemoglobin produces the protein METVYTAVGGSEGLLRLAEAWHARVMVDEVVGHAFSRGFHPRHSERLAAYWAEALGGPAAYSKECGDETFVVRLHSGNGKHEEMDRRAIACFDQALGDVGLAEGEPLRQVLHDYFAWATTTSMARYPESAADVPEGLSIPRWSWDGPQR
- a CDS encoding 2-oxoacid:ferredoxin oxidoreductase subunit beta, giving the protein MTELVNGQGLSLVPKTDAKQSLKDFKSDQEVRWCPGCGDYAILAAVQSFLPELGLKRENIVFVSGIGCSSRFPYYLNTYGFHSIHGRAPAIATGLAASRPDLSVWVVTGDGDALSIGGNHLIHALRRNVNLNILLFNNRIYGLTKGQYSPTSEVGKITKSTPMGSLDKPFNPISLAIGAEASFVARTIDSDRKHLQAVLREATAHRGTSLVEIYQNCNIFNDNAFEPLKDPGLREDITLRLEHGQPIASATKAVVRAAGGGIEVVARTSVTEEQILLHDAHHPDPSLAFALSRLDEPAFEHVPIGIFRSVDRPSYETLMTQQLDQAIAAEGPGDLNALLTAGDTWRIP
- a CDS encoding RNA ligase RtcB family protein, which produces MSEQHSAMATVTVFASPTSWIESDAVAQCHQVAALDGMRHVAAMPDLHPGKGAPIGAAMTSAVLYPFLVGSDIGCGIAVFPIELRRVVPEKLAARFPDLDRALDPERDADDPAWDVLKGDIPAGHVEGLGTVGRGNHFVELARIGTVFEPEHASRLGLDAGDLVLVVHSGSRGLGERILRAHTDAHGAGPAPDPGSYLALHDEAVRWGSLNRRLLAARVAHALGADPTEPIVDQCHNLVEVRDGLYLHRKGAAPGDGRDVLIAGTRGTPSYLVAGHAGADAGHSVAHGAGRKMSRADALRRGRAKHTVEELRRTPVGSVVVCGDRQLLFEEAPTAYKRIEQVIADLVAHGLATPVATTVPLVTYKTPELGPTRRKRGRP
- a CDS encoding 2-oxoacid:acceptor oxidoreductase subunit alpha, with translation MKQVQRLDRVIIRFAGDSGDGMQLTGDRFTAGTAEFGNDLSTLPNFPAEIRAPQGTLPGVSSFQLHFADHDILTPGDAPNVLVAMNPAALKANLGDLPRGADIIANTDEFTKRNLQKVGYATNPLEDDSLAEWRVHAVPLTSLTVKALEGFDLSKKDAERSKNMFALGLLSWLYHRPTEHTITFLENKFAKKPEIAKANIAAFQAGWNYGETTESFSVSYEVKPARLAPGVYRNISGNQALAYGLIAASVQAKLPLFLGSYPITPASDILHELSKHKRFGIRTFQAEDEIAGVGAALGAAFGGALGVTTTSGPGVALKAETVGLAVTTELPLIIVDVQRAGPSTGMPTKTEQTDLLMAMFGRNGESPVPIVAPMSPSDCFDAAIEAARIAVKYRTPVMLLSDGYLANGSEPWRLPEVSDLPDISQEFTTAPNGENGAFLPFKRDTETLARPWAIPGTAGLEHRIGGIEKADGTGNISYDPDNHDLMVRTRAAKIAGIDVPDLVVDDPDGDAKVLVVGWGSTYGPIAAAARRIRAGGGKVAQAHLRHLNPLPANTGEVLKRYDKVLLPEINLGQLALLLRARYLVDVISYNRVRGLPFKAEELAGVIQDVIDSD
- the prfH gene encoding peptide chain release factor H translates to MSVHLLLSAGRGPQECAWALARLLRRLETDAARHGLETRRADTVPGDRPGTYRSVLVRIAGAGAEEFAASWTGTLCWQAPSPYRPSAGRKNWYVIARPCQVDVPRTTFAEADVDIVACRTGGPGGQHRNKASTAVRATHRPTGIVVVVDTERQFSLNRRIALRLLRERVERGDEAAERAVTAARRRVHDELVRGDPVRVERPETPS